The Methylacidimicrobium sp. B4 genome contains a region encoding:
- the miaB gene encoding tRNA (N6-isopentenyl adenosine(37)-C2)-methylthiotransferase MiaB codes for MNERRPQDPTAPAVFVKTYGCQMNVRDSEAVLSRFVARGYRIARSEEEADVILLNTCSVRDMAEDKACGKMDSLRARKRENPGLVLGFLGCMAQRRGGELLQEFPEVDLVLGTQKLHEAPDRVERIRAARAPSSASSPEEPPRIVDIGAEAGSQNQVRDHLPFTRKASAFVSIMQGCNMRCAFCIVPVTRGPERARPMEEIEKEVRSLAEQGVREVTLLGQIVNLYGRRELPSRQGRSPFVQLLERVCSIPGIARVRFTSPHPIGFREDLIAALRDLPPLCEHVHLPAQSGSDRILRAMGRGYTRSRYLELVDRIRSALPEATLTTDLIVGFPGEEEEDFAQTRKLVESVQFDQAFIFRYSPRPGTSAAARADSIGEEEKLRRNHDLLALQDEIALRKAKQIVNREVEILVEGESRKSAHRFQGRTRGNHLVLVRAEERWRGELLPVRIVETTGFTFYAEPVLVGEHEEAPLPTPPPLGR; via the coding sequence ATGAACGAGAGAAGGCCGCAAGACCCGACGGCTCCCGCCGTCTTCGTAAAAACCTACGGATGCCAGATGAACGTGCGGGACTCGGAAGCGGTGCTTTCCCGCTTCGTCGCCCGTGGCTACCGGATCGCCCGCTCGGAGGAGGAAGCCGACGTGATCCTGCTCAACACCTGCTCGGTCCGCGACATGGCCGAGGACAAAGCCTGCGGGAAGATGGACTCCTTGCGCGCCCGCAAGCGCGAAAACCCCGGCCTTGTCTTGGGCTTTCTCGGCTGCATGGCCCAGCGCCGGGGCGGAGAGCTCCTGCAGGAGTTTCCCGAGGTCGACCTGGTCCTGGGCACCCAGAAGCTCCACGAGGCCCCGGACCGGGTCGAGCGGATTCGCGCGGCGCGCGCCCCTTCCTCGGCGAGTTCGCCCGAGGAGCCCCCCCGGATCGTCGACATCGGGGCCGAAGCGGGCTCCCAAAACCAGGTACGCGACCATCTCCCGTTCACGCGGAAAGCCTCCGCGTTCGTCTCGATCATGCAGGGCTGCAACATGCGCTGCGCCTTCTGCATCGTCCCGGTGACACGAGGCCCCGAACGGGCCCGCCCGATGGAGGAGATCGAGAAGGAGGTCCGATCCCTGGCTGAACAGGGGGTCCGCGAGGTAACGCTCCTGGGCCAGATCGTCAACCTCTACGGCCGCCGGGAGCTCCCGAGCCGCCAGGGCCGCTCCCCCTTCGTCCAGCTCCTCGAGCGCGTCTGCTCGATTCCTGGCATCGCCCGCGTTCGTTTCACCTCCCCACACCCGATCGGCTTTCGCGAGGATCTGATCGCCGCGCTGCGGGACCTGCCCCCTCTCTGCGAGCATGTCCACCTGCCGGCGCAATCGGGCAGCGACCGGATCCTGCGGGCGATGGGACGGGGATACACCCGCTCGCGCTATCTGGAGCTGGTCGATCGGATTCGCTCGGCCCTTCCCGAGGCGACCTTGACGACCGACCTCATTGTCGGTTTCCCGGGAGAGGAAGAGGAGGACTTCGCCCAGACCCGGAAGCTCGTCGAATCGGTCCAATTCGACCAAGCCTTCATCTTCCGCTACTCCCCCCGCCCCGGAACGAGCGCCGCCGCACGCGCCGACTCGATCGGAGAAGAGGAGAAGCTGCGCCGCAACCACGATCTGCTCGCCCTCCAGGACGAGATTGCCCTGCGCAAGGCAAAGCAGATCGTCAACCGGGAGGTCGAGATCCTCGTCGAGGGAGAGAGCCGGAAGTCGGCCCATCGCTTCCAGGGGAGGACGCGCGGCAACCACCTCGTCCTCGTCCGGGCCGAGGAGCGCTGGCGGGGAGAGCTCCTCCCCGTCCGCATCGTCGAGACCACGGGATTTACCTTTTATGCGGAGCCGGTTCTCGTGGGGGAGCACGAGGAGGCGCCCCTCCCTACTCCTCCGCCGCTCGGCCGATAA